AGACGGGAGAGTTGCTCAGTAAAAGCATCCAGCTTGACGTCCAGACCCTCGGGTATCAGTTCCTGAGGAAAGCAGGCACGCTCATCCCCATGGTCGTCGTAAATACGAAGATCACCCAGGACGCCGGTCACAGAATTCCGGATGGCTGACCGTCGCACAACAGAGTGGTCATGGAAGTGACCGCAAAGACACCGGATGGGAAAGAGATTTTCAAGGAAGAGAAAAATTACATGACCCAGGCCACCAATTGTCTGAACGAGAAGATGATTTATGGGGCCCAGAACAAGACATCCTATGTGCGCGACACCGCCCTTCAGCCGTATCAGTCCAAAGACGAGACGTTCGAGATCAAGCTTCCCGAGGGGGTAAGAACGGTGGACGTTACCGTCGACATGAATTATGAGATTCAGGTCCCTGACAACAAGATTCCGATTCACACCGTGACAAAGAGGGTTACACTCGACAGGTAGAGTGATGATCTCTACCCCCGTGTCATAATCTTCTTGACTATTGTTGGTTTTTTGTGGTAATAATGCACATTTCATTGAAAGGAGGTGAGACAATGACGAAGAGATTAGCGATCGTTGCACTCGCACTTATGTTCGTAGTGTCGGTAGTCGGTTTTGCGTTTTCCGCTGAAGAGAAGATGATGCAGCATACGGGAACAATTACCGCTATCGATGCGAAGGCCAAGACCGTAACGATGAAAGATGCGAAGGGAGTGTCAAGTACCGTTACGCAAGTCGACGAAAAAGTGCTCGCCACGCTGAAGGTCGGGGACGAGGTTGAATGCAAACATATCGTAAAAGACGGAAAGAATATTTGTAAGGGCATGACGAAGGTGAAGAAGGAAGGGAAACCGGCAGGCGCCCCTCCGGCAAAAGCTCCAGGATATTAAGCTTTTCATGTTATCCCACCCTGAGATTCAGGGTGGGATAACAATATACCTTCAGGGATTGCAGACTGTTGTCCCCCTCCGAAGCGTTTCCGTAACACCTTGCTTCATCCAAGGTCCGAGGTCCTCCGGAAAAAGCCTGACTGACCGCATGCAGATTGATTCATCCTTCTCTTTCAATTTTGATATTTTGATATAATGTAATCGATAGTGCCTTCTCGCGAGATTCTCATGCAGATGAAGAAGCATAAAGGGATGAAGTCCTTAACGGAGTGAATGCCGAAACCGGGTGAGACGCATCATCAATGAAAGCCGACCGGAAAGGAGCGTATATGAAATCCTTCAGGTTTCTGCTGCTCGTAACCTTCGTTGTTTTTCCCCTCATAGTCTTCGCAGAGTATAACACCATCGATGACCTTGCAAAGGCCTACAGTGACGAGTCCTGCAAGGAATGCCATGCGAAAATATACGAGGAATGGAAGAGTTCCTACCATGCCCAGTCCGTGAACCATTCGGCGGGCGGCATAAGAAATTTTATCCTGGTCGGACTCGGGAAGGAATGGGAAAAACCCGTCAGCAAGGAAAATCTCATGCGCTGCATGGACTGCCATGCCCCTTATTTGAAAGATGCCTCGGAACCGCTTATCAAGGAAATCGCAGAACTTATCGTCGCTTCTGTTGACGAGAAAGATGAAGGGAAGAAAGCGGCGGCAAAAGAGGAACTCGCCAAACTGAATGTCAACTGCGTCATCTGCCACAATACAAAGGTCTCTATCGAGAAGAACCTGAAGGGCGGGCCGAAACCGGGTGTCTTTTATGGTCCGTCAGGAAAATCTACCTCTGCACACGGAACGGAGAAATCCCCGGTCTTGTCTTCCGCCATTTTCTGCGGGCAGTGCCATGGCATGTATACGCCTCCCGATGGAGACGTCATAGGATGCAATACCCTCTACGGCAGCTATCAGGACACATACAAGGGGAATGGGGGGGCAGAGACGTGCCAGGACTGCCACATGAAAAAGGCAAACAGGGGGCACACCTTTCCCGGGGCATACCAGCTTGAAATCGTAAAAGAGGGTATCGGGCTTGACGTTCAGGCGGCCGGCATAAAACTTCATCCCGGGAAATGGATACCGACGGCTGTCGTGAATATAGGACTCATCAATCAGGCGGGCCACAGGATCCCTGACGGCTGACTATGGTCTGCCAAGGTGGTCCTGGAAGTGACCGCGAAAACAGACAAGGGCGCGGTAATCGACATCGGCAAAAAAGAATACTGGGAACTCGGCATGGACCTTGACGGCGACCATAGGCTCGGGGCTTGGCAGATCAAGGAGATTATCGACCTTACGCTCCCGCCCAGGAATACCACGAAGGAGAGATTCGTGGCGGAGCTCCCGCCCGACACAAAGAATGCCGAGATTGAGATTAAGGTGACGTACTTCCCGTCCGGACCGACCGG
This Thermodesulfovibrionales bacterium DNA region includes the following protein-coding sequences:
- the extKL gene encoding multiheme c-type cytochrome ExtKL produces the protein MKSFRFLLLVTFVVFPLIVFAEYNTIDDLAKAYSDESCKECHAKIYEEWKSSYHAQSVNHSAGGIRNFILVGLGKEWEKPVSKENLMRCMDCHAPYLKDASEPLIKEIAELIVASVDEKDEGKKAAAKEELAKLNVNCVICHNTKVSIEKNLKGGPKPGVFYGPSGKSTSAHGTEKSPVLSSAIFCGQCHGMYTPPDGDVIGCNTLYGSYQDTYKGNGGAETCQDCHMKKANRGHTFPGAYQLEIVKEGIGLDVQAAGIKLHPGKWIPTAVVNIGLINQAGHRIPDG